The following is a genomic window from Amycolatopsis sp. BJA-103.
GAGAAGTCCTTCACCGGGTTCGACGGGGCCGCGCGCGGGCGGCAGGGCGGCGGGGTGCCCGATCGCGACCGCGCCGAGCGGTTCCCAGCGCGCGTCCAGGCCGAGGATCTCGCGGACGAGGTCGGCGGCGAAGATGGTCGACCCGATCCAGCACGAGCCGAGGTCTTCGGCGGCGAGCGCGACCAGCAGGCCCTGCACCGCGGCGCCACCGGCGACGGTGAACATCGTGTGCTCGCAGGCGTTCCGCCGGTCGTCGCGGTAGGTGTGCGCGCCCTCGGCGACGAGGAACGGCACCACGACCTCGGGCGCGTTGTACAGGATGTCGCCGCGGCTGAGGCGTTTCGAGACCTGCTCGGGGGTGAAGTCGTCGCCTTCGAGATCGGCCTGCCAAGACGCCTTCATCGCGTCGAGAAGCTTGTGGCGCAAGCCTTCCTCGCGCAGCCACACGAACCGGACCGGCTTCGTGTGGTGCGGCGCGGGGGCTGTCAGCGCGGTCCCGACCGCGCGGCGCAGCACCTCGGGATCGACCGGCTCGTCGGTGAACGACCGGATCGAGCGGCGCGCGAGTACCGCTTCCCGGCGGCCCTGCGCGAGGGCTTCGTTGGTGCCGAGCCGGAACAGGTCTTCTTCGACCGGGCGGATCAGCTTGCGGGCGGTGGACCCGTCGTCGGTCAGGCGCAGCCCGCGGACGACGGCGGCCGGTGTCCCGCCGAGTTTGCCCTTGACCAGATCCGCCGCGGCGGCGAGTTCGTCGGCGATCGCCACCTCGGTGACCGCGAGTTCGTTGCCCTGGCCGTCGATCTCGCCCGCGTACGAATGCAGCACCCGCAGGCCGGACGAGCCGATCGCGGCGTCGGTCTGCCCGACCCGCCACGCGCGGCCCATCGTGTCGGTGACCACGACGGCGATCTCGACGCCCAGCCGTTCGCGCAAGCCGTTCCGCAGTGCGAGCGCGGAGGCGTCCGGATCGGACGGCAGCAGCGCGACCTCGCCCGAGGCCACGTTCGACGCGTCGACCCCGGACGCGGCCTGCACGATGCCGAGCCGGTTTTCGGTGATCACCGTCCGGTTGATCCGCGCGATCACGCGGACGGACTCGTCCTCGACGAGTTTGCGCCGGGCGGCGTCACGCTCTTCGGGGTCGGCCGGGACGCGGATGAGCATGCCCTCGACCTTGGAGACGATCTTGCTCGTCACGACCAGGACGTCGCCGGAGCGCAGCCACGGGGCCGCGCCGACGAAGGCCCCGGTCAGGTCGTCACCGGGGCGGAACTCCGGGAGGCCTTCGACCGGCAGGATCTCGATCTTCGCGGAAGCGTGGTCAGTCAACGGAAACTCCGGCCAGCTCGAAAGCGGCGCGCACCATCGCCTCGGTCGCGTCCACATCGGACATCAGCAGCGGGACGTCGCGGACGGCGACTCCCGGCACGTCCACGGTCTCGCCCTCGGCGACCAGCCAGCCGTCGAGAACGCCCTCCGCGGATTCCTTGCGGGAGCCGTAATGCCGCCCGACGGCCTCGGCCGAGGTCTCCACGCCGATCGCGCTCAGGCACGCGTCGGCCATACCGCGCAACGCCTTCCCTCCGATGATCGGCGAGATGCCGACGACCTTGGCGCGCGTCTTCCGCAGCGCGTCGCGGATTCCCGGGACGCCGAGGGTCGTGCCCACCGACACCACCGGGTTGGACGGCGCGAACAGCACGAGGTCGGCGCCCGCGATCGCGTCGAGCACACCCGGCGCCGGTTTGGCCTCGTCGGCGCCGACGGCGATGATCGAGTGCGCCTTCGGCTCGGCGCGATAGCGCACCCACCACTCCTGGAAGTGGATGGCCTTGCGCTGGTCCGGATCTTCGGGGTCGTCGATCACGACATGCGTTTCGACGCGGTCGTCCGACATCGGCAGCAGGCGCACGCCCGGCTGCCAGCGGTCGCACAGTGCCTCGGTGACCTGCGAGAGCGGATAGCCGGCGCGCAGCATCCGCGAGCGGATCAGATGCGTCGCGATGTCCTTGTCGCCCAAACCGAACCAGGTCGGCTCGGCGCCGTACTCGGCGAGCTCCTCCTTGACGGTCCAGGTCTCGCCGGAGTGGCCCCATCCGCGCTCTTTGTCGATCCCCCCGCCGAGGGTGTACATGCAGGTGTCCAGGTCCGGGCAGATGCGCAGACCGTGCATCCACACGTCGTCCCCGGTGTTCACCAGCGCGGTCACCTCGTGCGGCGATTCCGGGGCGGAACCGATCGCGG
Proteins encoded in this region:
- a CDS encoding coenzyme F420-0:L-glutamate ligase, which codes for MTDHASAKIEILPVEGLPEFRPGDDLTGAFVGAAPWLRSGDVLVVTSKIVSKVEGMLIRVPADPEERDAARRKLVEDESVRVIARINRTVITENRLGIVQAASGVDASNVASGEVALLPSDPDASALALRNGLRERLGVEIAVVVTDTMGRAWRVGQTDAAIGSSGLRVLHSYAGEIDGQGNELAVTEVAIADELAAAADLVKGKLGGTPAAVVRGLRLTDDGSTARKLIRPVEEDLFRLGTNEALAQGRREAVLARRSIRSFTDEPVDPEVLRRAVGTALTAPAPHHTKPVRFVWLREEGLRHKLLDAMKASWQADLEGDDFTPEQVSKRLSRGDILYNAPEVVVPFLVAEGAHTYRDDRRNACEHTMFTVAGGAAVQGLLVALAAEDLGSCWIGSTIFAADLVREILGLDARWEPLGAVAIGHPAALPPARGPVEPGEGLLEL
- the cofD gene encoding 2-phospho-L-lactate transferase, whose translation is MRVVILVGGVGGARFLLGVKQALGLPAIGSAPESPHEVTALVNTGDDVWMHGLRICPDLDTCMYTLGGGIDKERGWGHSGETWTVKEELAEYGAEPTWFGLGDKDIATHLIRSRMLRAGYPLSQVTEALCDRWQPGVRLLPMSDDRVETHVVIDDPEDPDQRKAIHFQEWWVRYRAEPKAHSIIAVGADEAKPAPGVLDAIAGADLVLFAPSNPVVSVGTTLGVPGIRDALRKTRAKVVGISPIIGGKALRGMADACLSAIGVETSAEAVGRHYGSRKESAEGVLDGWLVAEGETVDVPGVAVRDVPLLMSDVDATEAMVRAAFELAGVSVD